tacttatttgaataagtgttatcttGCTAGCTAGCCCTCGTTCCAACTTTCTCATGGGGAGCTTATGTCGAATCCAATCTCTTATGAGGAGGTTGGTTATGGGGGAGGCCAATCTATAAATTAgacattttttttatcttatttaattttggaTCTTATTGTTGAGTCAGGATATGAATAAAGACCTTTCAAGTTAAAGTAGGTAAGGGAAGTATATGAAAAACCATTTCCTCTAATGCTAAATGCTAATTCCCACTAATTAGTTATTCATGAAGAAGTTGTGgtaaaatagtaaataaattttaatgtgaaaaagtttttattttccatattttttattataataacaCTTAATTACTAGAAAACAAGTCAGATgcaaaaataagataaataataatttatttacataaaatggtattttttttgttgaccttattaaataaaaatttatccaCTTTGAAAACTTTATAAATTAatctcaaaatcaatttttttttggtcaagaaatcaattttttattttgctagAACTTTCCATTTATTTTGAACTGGGCCCAAACAATGGACTCCAGGGCCCAAACAGTTACCAAGTTTAAGATGGGCCTATAAGATTCTCCACACTGCAACTACTACATGCATTCTAGGGTTTCGCTCATCGTGTTCTAAAAAATGGTAAGATTCAGCAAAAAGACAATAGTTTCTTCTTTTCTGTGTTGTAGTTCTAGCAAGCTCCTTGCTCTTCTGTTTGATTCAATGTTTGATCGTTCTTAATTTACTGTGCAGCCTTCACACAAGACTTTTAGGATCAAGAAGAAGCTGGGCAAGAAGATGAGGCAGAACAGGCCCATTCCTTACTGGATCCGCATGAGGACGGACAATACCATCAGGttcatattttttcattttcgTTCAAATTTAATTGTTTATTTCTTCATCAGAATCTCGGAAATACTGatgctgttgttgttgttgttgttgtatctGTGTGTTCTTTTCAGGTATAATGCGAAGCGCAGGCACTGGCGCCGCACCAAGCTAGGGTTCTAAGGTGGAACAATCTACCTCTCCCATTCTAGTTTTGGAGTGGGTTTCAGTTTTGTAGTGCAATCTATGACATTCGAAGATTGTAAATTCATTTATTAGTTTTCAACTCGTTTAATTTTCAATTTACAATGAATCTGTTATCTTTTTGGTTTGATATTTATGTGAAGCGCACAATTGTTATGATGTTTACAACGTTATGATATTCAGTTGTCTTGCTTCAtgattatttataatttatatttatgatACTATGAATGTTAGTTGGTGCTGAATCCCTTATTTACAGTTGTTATGATGTTTTCTGAAATTGAAGATGATGTGCTTGGTTTTCTAGCTACACGTTTGTAATTGAGGATTTCTATGTGGGAGGGTTCTAGCATGGAGAAAGTAATTTCTGATCCTTAAGGCTGCATTTGTTTGCATAGACAGGATAATGTATCtagaaatattaaattagtgtattttgtatcTATTCTAGAAAGACACAGAGATACTGAGATACTAATAAGggacataatttattttttatttttttttattattcttgttaattttttataattatattttttattattatattttttatctcaaattttttaaataaaaaaataaaataaattaaattttcataatttattttagtttatcactaaataaaatacaagaatataaaattttgtgtttttgtccATTAATATTTTGTCTTCCTGTTTTCAGTCCTGTCTTGTTCTAAAAAACAAACACAATCTAAAGGACCAGgatagtttttaaatttttgtctaATTATGGGACTGTTCTgtgattataattttttaaaacataaaagtCTCCAAgcctttttttatatattttttggtattaattggagagagaaagagaggtgGTAATTAGTATAAGCTGGAAGGAGAAACGACCATGGCAACAGCTGCATCATCAATTAAGATCATCAATCACCCTTTTTATCTTGGGTATCATTCTCCATTCTTCCACCCCCTTGTTTCTTTTAGGGGACACACAAATTCCCAACTAAGAGGTGAGGGTACAAACAGAACTAGGATACTGCACCGACCGACCTGTTCACCCTTGTTTTCAAGCTCTACTTTCCTCACTAGAAAGTTCTAAACTTTCTCACATTTATGTTCCACAAAATCAAAAGGTAAATGCTTTAATAGCCATTAAAGCTACttgtgctattttttttttgtcatcgTCGTCGAACTCTTCATAATCACTTCTACTTATTTGAggacttaaaaaaattttgaaaattaaacaATAGTACAATAAATCCAATAAATCATGCCTAATTATCcatatcaatttttaattcttggtggaacaaaattaaaagaaaaaatatcagCACAAATTTATTTGAACCACTAATTTGACATTTTCAATATTGGTCCTTGAAGGACTGAGTTTAACCTTTTTCCCACAGACAAATCCTTCTATATGTGCTTGTTTATAAGATGTTTGGTTTACACCACGATTGCGGGTTATTTAGACAAAGGTTCGAATCGATTATATTGCTCTACTATTAATTTAGTGATTTAGGTCCATTTAGGTAAACAGTTTAATTAagcttatttaaaaaaaaagtttaaataataaatatttatattaaaaataatttataatagttattttgtatttggttttttagttttaaaaatatttattttaaaagaaatgtgataaaaaaaaattattatgaaaaataaattttttttattctttcataagcacttgaataattttttaaaaggttacaatttgattttaaaaattgtaccAGACATTAATACTATTATTCTTCACAagttaaaagtttaaaaaaataatttttgaaatttctcAAACGGACCTTTACTAGTTCAATCGTAATTCAAccgaaaaaatattttataataaaataataaataaaatataaataatatactaaaatataattatagtctaatataaattttaaaatatcatttaaattaaaaatactatataaatcacaatattatgattttatttaaatataaattcaaaagtcaaataACAAAAACAACCAACTAGAGTTGCTATGAAACAAACTCATGTCGCTGATGGCCAAACGGAGATGACATAAGAGTTGCTACAGTTTAGTTTTAAGCTTGTATGCTCCATTTAATATGTTGAGTCTGTTAtaactttcaaaaaaaaaaaacaaccaaCTAAATATAAAACACCAATATCCATATTTGTCATCTATCATTAAAATTCGTCATAATTTATGGTAGATTTGTTTAGTTGATATAATCACTTTTATTTCTACCATTTGGACTAAAAAACAATACAATACATCCAATTACAACATCATAACTCCTCTATTAACTAAAAatgattatttaaattattcacAGTTATTCAACTCCGTAATAACAACAAGATTTATAGCTTAGctaacaacaattattcaattattatttAACTCAGTAACAATACCAGAGGTGTAGCCCAGGTACAATCCCACgatgaaaaattaatttaaataattagagCAAAAATAATCGAATAATTAGAGAAAAATAATCGAATATCAACTTATAAGAAGCAAAATAACACATCCAGAACCAAAAGCTTCAACCAACCATCAACAATTAGTTAAATTAGAGTATAGATTTAATGCCAAAAACCAAAAGCCACAAAAGCATTAACTTTCGGAATGATTATTATCACAGAAATTAAACAATAGCACCATAATAAAACTGGGAACACTGAATTTCTATTACTAGATATCTTGTGTTGTTGAGTGAGAGAGGAAGAGCCTTAATAGTGGGACCTAGTTGGTGGCTGGTGACGTGGGCTGAGATACTCAAGGTGAGCATGAACGCCACTAGCTTTAGCTCGCCAAGGCAACACGTGGCGTGCGCCCCACCACCACGGAAGAAGGGATTCGTAATCCCAGGATGAAGCTGCAGCCAGAAGAAGAAACTGGATACAGAAAAGGACAATTTTGATCTGAATCTGAGATTGGTCGTTGAAATTGGTGAGAGAAGAACAAGCTCGAGGGTAATGGGAGGGAGTGCTGCGCCGTTGTAGGGTTGCTGGGTTGGGTAATTGTTAGGGGGCTTAGGGCATTCAAACAGCGgtatttttgataaaatttaaaaaattggcCGGTTCAAAGTTCGGTTAGACGGACCAGTTTTTGTCCGTTTCACAGTCCAAcgccaatttttttattttgcgatTGACATCTATTTGAACTGTTACTTTTATCAGTTTGCAATTCAAATGACCAATTTAAATTCAGAATCACCTTAATTTAGACACTGATTTGTTTTATGTCCATGGTTAAGCTGCCAGCTCTATAACACCGAATATGTGATCCATCCTCTTCCTagatatttttatgttttattgaCAAGGGTCTATAGGCCTATGTTTAATTCGGTTTATCATGGTATAAGAACCCTAATAAAGCTCTTGTACACATTAAATGTAAATGTGGTAATACTTTTGAGTACTATTTTTAGTTTTCTATTGTGGCTGGAATTAAACTTGATATATTGATTACTATGAGAATAGTTAACATATTTGTATGGAATACGGATCCCAAATATACCATGTTTTTTTTGTCAGAAAATAATACAATGATTTGATTCGCATGTATTACTCTATAGTGTAAATTTCTTGTAAGGTTGGTCAATTATGTGTACTCAAGggaaaaaaaaatgtttgatTCAACGTTTATTGCCGAAGATAAATAGACACTTATAGGAAATCAAACCAAGTCAATCATAACAAGCTGATATTTACCATTTTTGCAAATGTTAAACAGCATCAAagcttttttttatatttaaaaccATGTATAATGAAAGcttcaaattttaaatgacACAGCTTAATAgaagtcaaattcaaaataatgaCTTTACAAAGTTGGGATGAAttgagatattttttttgacCAAAAAATCTCCCTATAACCCAAATTTGGGATAGAACACCTAACAAGataaaaaggagaaagaaaagaaacaaagagATAAGAAAACAAAGtgttttacaaaaaaaaaaaaaaatgatagaaAACATATGAAAAAGATCATAGAAGAAACTCATAGAGTAAAAGGATTTTAATTGTGGAAAAAATGATGTTGCCATGACGTGAGTAGTTGAAGGCTTGAAGCATATTAGTAAAGTTGACTTTTCATAATATATGTATGAGGTACCGTGTAATTTATGCTAAGGTATAACCATAATTTTGTTTTGATATTCTGTATTGTACTTATCGAAAAATTAGAAGCATTTAATGACTATTCAGACGGTAATGTTATCTAATTTGATGGATgtgtaaaactatttttttatattgatagtATATCATATTTGAATTTGCATTGTTTAAAAATCTAATGATATATACGTGTGTTTTTTTTCAAGGTGTTgggaaaaaaaatgaaatcatttttcaagttttcaggATTACCGATTAATTGCTAGACTCACTTTtactttgtttttattttaataattattaacttTTATTTGATGTTATATTTAATTGATTTATTACAACTTTAGATATTAATATAGTCTTTGATTTTGTGAGATATATATGTGTTTTTTTAcacagattttttttttcacggaTAGTGACCCTTTattttcatattctaagtttggatATTGAATTGACATcgaatttaatatattatatcttgacattatatatttatttattttttatttttttttaatgatcaAACCTTTAAAAAAGGTAGGTTTAAGTTTAATACTCTCTAAATAGCTTATAACAGTCTGCAGATCCGCTCAGGCCAATAGACTGACCTTTTTCCACCCTTAACTCTCACCTACCTACCGTTATATTGTAACAGGAGATCGTAGTATTATAGAATACAAGGTTCTCTTAAACTGCAACGCATGAAAACAGGCACTGCTAAACTTAATTTTGAAGACCAATAGAAATAAGAGAATATTAAAACGATGTTGTGAAACTTGAAAGACACCCTTGTTCTGTAGTTGTTCAACAGAAAAATACTAAGCGTTCAAAACAGCAATACTTACATAGTTAGCTTCAGAACAGAGTTCAGACAATGCACAAATGATAATAATCGCACAACATCCAAGTATAGCACATTAACAGTTACATAACATCGTTCCTATAGCAAGAGCCCAACACATTAAAATGCTTATATGTCCTCATTCATGCAACAACTTATTCATACTCTGTAACAAATAAGTTGTTATCTCACTTCTTCACTTATTGACACAAGATATCCAAGCACCAAGCAACATCCATGAAAGAGCAAATTAGTTTTCAGAACTGTAAGATGTCTCCCCCGATGACAAGTCCTCACATCGAAGTCGCTTCAACTCCTCGTAGGCCCATTCAAGTCCAGGGCAGTAATGAAGCGGGGGATTGAATCTGCTGTCGTTCATATCAGGTGGCAAGAAAGCTCCGTTCTCAACCAAGAATTTCACGGCATccctcctcctttctttggcAGCAATATGGAGTGGTGTCCCTGGTTTAAGAGAAGAAAACATGTATCAATATGAAATATTGTAAGATCCCTATATGATAGGTAGATAACTTACAGCCACAAGCACCCTTTGTTCTAGCATCAATGTCAGCACCACGTTCCAGCAGTTCATCCATCACTCCGAGGTGGCCACCTTCAGCAGCAAGGTGAAGAGGGGTCACGCCTTGTGATTTAGGGCCCCATGCAGTCACATTGACATCCATTCCTTCATCAAGAAGTTTTTTTACCTGTTCAAGAACACAATATAAACAGATGCTCTTATGCAACTAAATTGTCAAAACCAAACACACTAGTTTCCCAAATATGAAACAATTATAACTATAAAGAAAGAATCATCCCAAGGTTTACAAATGAACAACAGTGGAAGAGAACACAGAAGAGATTCATGCGCTGTAGGAATTAGCAACAAAACTTTTACTATATTCTAAAATCAACTAACAAGCCATAATCACTGGCAAGGTGCTGATAGGCAAGGCCCCCACCATTCCAAGGAGTAACGGCTACTAGACATTTACATCCATAACACCATGAGAGGAAGCTATCACCACAAATAGAATGGTGCAGGTCACAAGACAGCGATTTCAATATTGTACCAGACTGAATTAAGGCTTAAACTGTGCACCAAACTCAACAGAACATTTATACCCCAAATActtgttttttcttttgaaaaaaaaggcTTAGGTCCTTTGAACATGAGATCCTGTAGATTCCTAGGAATGAGAAACATGTTTCttaccccccccccccccccccccaaaccCCCCTCTTTTCCAATAAAAAAAAGCATCCCCACATGCACATATCAAACGGACTCATCATAAACATTAGCTTAAACCTACTTGACTAACAAATTTCTACCAACAACCATGAACTACTGTGAATAGTGGGTTTTCTCTTGCAGTGCTCAACACTGTCATCCTTGGAATTGGTTCCCCCACAACTAAAGAAACTGaacaattaaatttaaaatatttctcTTTGTACAGCATTCTTATTACCAGGTTTAACAATTCAATTTAAGAGAAAAAATCCTATATGAAACCACTTCTGTCCATTCTATGATCACATGAATCATGACTCTTATTCCCCCTTTATAATCTGATGATATCTGAAGTAGAAGTTAGGATGTAACAATAGATGATAATTTTAGCAATAAATCTCAGTTTAAAGAAGTTTCAAGAAAGTATTGATAATCACGGTCAAGGTTTGAAAGACTTGGAATACTGGTTTAGGGTATGAGTCGGAAGCCAATACTTGTAGATTGTAATATTCATCCATCATACTATTTCCTTGCTATTTTGACAAGATTCAAGCCTACAGTTCAATCTAACCTGAGCATCGTCAAATTCTGTCTACTACTCCTCTTCTTAGTATATGATACAACTGAAAGTACGAAACCAAAAGGTAACAGCTTAACAACATAAAATAAGAATAGGATCATCTAAATCCAAATCCAATCCACGAGCAAATTGAATACCATTCCAAATACATAGCTTCATAAAGCATCCTAACACaaacaacaagaacaagaacaacAACATAAAAGAGGGGTTGATGAAACTGAAGAAACTCACCAGTTTGAGATCACCTTTGCGGGCGCAAACATGAAGAGAAGTCCAACCTCTATCGTCGGTACCAACGCCAGGCCTCAGCATGCGCCTCCTCGACGGGCTTCTCCTGAACAACACTGGCTGCGCCTCCAGCATCTTTTCTCAATCCAACACCCAAAAACGACACCCCAATCCAAATAAAAACGACGATCCAATAAAAAAACCCTAGAATACAAATCCCCAAAACAACTATTCTTTGTTTTCGCGGGAAACAGAAGGGAACAGACAACAAAATCTTGTTCTTTTTACGTGTTTACATATTAAACGAACGAGAAACGggaaaactaacagaaatcagAGCAGTAATAGACGTATAAAGGGGGAAATTAGCGAGAGTGATGAGCGACGCAATAGGGATTAAAAGGATTCAAGCCAGGACCGAATACGCGAAGGTTCTGAAGGACAAGGACGGAGTTCATGAAGGGAGACGAGTTGATGATCATAATTGATGATGCGAATATTAGGGTTTTTGATGAAGCAAGAGGAGTATTGAGAGTGGAATCAGGGGATTGAGGTGATTAATGGGAATCAGATGAATCCTTTCTTGATTAGGATTAGGGTTGATGGAAACATGGAGATCAGATTATAGGAAACCCTAGCAAGCAGACGCAGCGTACCGAAGCGATAACAATTGGGCAAAGATATAACGGGTGCGGAATGAACTCGATGATAATTTGTTTCACAATTGTGGCGTGTTAGTAGTTAGTGGGTCAAGGATACAGTGCTCCCTCACATGTTTGGGATCATGTGATGTCCTCAACACTACACCGTTAGATTTGCTTGTAAAGTAATTTTAGTGGTTCAGATTTTATTagttaaattcaatttttaaaagtaaaataagataaatatagTTTAATGTTTTAAAATTAGGAAAATCGAATTCATAAAAAGACTAAATTTAAAATCagttctatatatttttttttggaatcGATTTTAAACCACttgttttattaaaattgtttGTTTGAATCGTTACTTTAAAATTAGGTAAATTAGGTAATGTCAAATACATATTAATATCTTAATTATTATGATTACCTGAATAAGCATGAtcaaatttgttttaatttggTTGTGGTTTGTGTGGGATAGGAGTGTGTATGGGTCGGGTAAAATTGAGTTTGATGTGATTCAAATTCGGTCCGAAATAGATACCGAACTTATTTATTAAATCCGAACTCGACCCTAAATCCGATAAAATCTATACACTTTCGGGTCACGATTATACCA
The genomic region above belongs to Arachis stenosperma cultivar V10309 chromosome 5, arast.V10309.gnm1.PFL2, whole genome shotgun sequence and contains:
- the LOC130982439 gene encoding 60S ribosomal protein L39-like, with product MPSHKTFRIKKKLGKKMRQNRPIPYWIRMRTDNTIRYNAKRRHWRRTKLGF
- the LOC130982043 gene encoding phytochrome-interacting ankyrin-repeat protein 2-like, whose protein sequence is MLEAQPVLFRRSPSRRRMLRPGVGTDDRGWTSLHVCARKGDLKLVKKLLDEGMDVNVTAWGPKSQGVTPLHLAAEGGHLGVMDELLERGADIDARTKGACGWTPLHIAAKERRRDAVKFLVENGAFLPPDMNDSRFNPPLHYCPGLEWAYEELKRLRCEDLSSGETSYSSEN